In a single window of the Raphanus sativus cultivar WK10039 chromosome 9, ASM80110v3, whole genome shotgun sequence genome:
- the LOC108825698 gene encoding protein BIG GRAIN 1-like E: protein MSMKGISSAEPDKISKRMSSHRRNDAYSGELDVFEAAVYFSGYNDFSSGDHRHTQKYGYNAAREENRKRWGILGGGRRRSLDLPMRYSEQVHHLHQDHPEKQEVTIIKERFGNVRHKQPSSPGGRIASFLNSLFHQAGSKKNKSKAKPTDREVEEEVPGGGWMRRRRRSSISHLLSSSKSNSTATTASSSSKSLFSSSSSGFRTPPPYLNTPTKNYKQFLNFTTATNQVEVLEEKKINKELSWLDEKLKVMENLSEKEKFWGDHDGDIDDDDGDRRIKREGKDDDGMESDSSSDLFELQNYELSRGGLPVYETTNVANINNTHL, encoded by the coding sequence ATGTCCATGAAGGGGATCTCATCAGCAGAACCAGATAAGATCTCCAAGAGGATGTCTTCTCACAGGCGCAATGATGCTTATTCTGGCGAGCTAGATGTGTTCGAGGCCGCCGTGTACTTCTCCGGCTACAACGACTTCTCCTCAGGGGACCATAGACACACACAAAAATATGGGTATAACGCCGCGAGAGAGGAGAATCGAAAGAGATGGGGAATATTAGGAGGAGGACGAAGAAGAAGCTTGGATTTGCCGATGAGATATTCAGAGCAAGTGCATCATCTTCACCAAGATCATCCTGAGAAACAAGAAGTTACAATAATCAAAGAGAGGTTTGGTAACGTGAGACACAAGCAACCAAGCTCACCTGGTGGGAGAATCGCCAGCTTCTTGAACTCTTTATTCCATCAAGCGGGCTCGAAGAAGAACAAGTCAAAGGCAAAGCCGACGGATCGAGAAGTAGAAGAGGAGGTCCCTGGAGGTGGATGGatgaggagaaggagaagaagcagtatCAGCCATCTCTTAAGCTCAAGCAAATCTAATTCAACCGCCACAACGGCATCTTCATCATCAAAATCTCTGTTCTCGTCGTCAAGCTCGGGTTTCAGAACTCCTCCTCCTTATTTAAACACTCCCACAAAGAACTACAAGCAGTTCTTGAATTTCACAACTGCCACAAACCAAGTGGAAGTACtagaggaaaagaaaataaacaaagagTTGTCTTGGCTTGATGAGAAACTTAAAGTGATGGAAAACCTCTCAGAGAAAGAGAAGTTTTGGGGTGACCATGATGGTgatattgatgatgatgatggtgatcgGAGAATAAAGAGAGAGGGAAAGGATGATGATGGAATGGAGAGTGATTCAAGTTCTGATCTCTTTGAGTTGCAGAACTACGAGTTGTCTCGTGGAGGCTTGCCAGTTTACGAGACTACCAATGTAGCTAACATCAACAACACTCATCTATAA
- the LOC130499701 gene encoding protein BIG GRAIN 1-like E yields MSMKGISSAEPDKISKRMSSHRRNDAYSGELDVFEAAVYFSGYNDFSSGDHRHTQKYGYNAAREENRKRWGILGGGRRRSLDLPMRYSEQVHHLHQDHPEKQEVTIIKERFGNVRHKQPSSPGGRIASFLNSLFHQAGSKKNKSKAKPTDREVEEEVPGGGWMRRRRRSSISHLLSSSKSNSTATTASSSSKSLFSSSSSGFRTPPPYLNTPTKNYKQFLNFTTARNQVEVLEENKINKELSWLDEKLKVMENLSEKEKFWGDHDGDIDDDDGDRRIKREGKDDDGMESDSSSDLFELQNYELSRGGLPVYETTNVANINNTHL; encoded by the coding sequence ATGTCCATGAAGGGGATCTCATCAGCAGAACCAGATAAGATCTCCAAGAGGATGTCTTCTCACAGGCGCAATGATGCTTATTCTGGCGAGCTAGATGTGTTCGAGGCCGCCGTGTACTTCTCCGGCTACAACGACTTCTCCTCAGGGGACCATAGACACACACAAAAATATGGGTATAACGCCGCGAGAGAGGAGAATCGAAAGAGATGGGGAATATTAGGAGGAGGACGAAGAAGAAGCTTGGATTTGCCGATGAGATATTCAGAGCAAGTGCATCATCTTCACCAAGATCATCCTGAGAAACAAGAAGTTACAATAATCAAAGAGAGGTTTGGTAACGTGAGACACAAGCAACCAAGCTCACCTGGTGGGAGAATCGCCAGCTTCTTGAACTCTTTATTCCATCAAGCGGGCTCGAAGAAGAACAAGTCAAAGGCAAAGCCGACGGATCGAGAAGTAGAAGAGGAGGTCCCTGGAGGTGGATGGatgaggagaaggagaagaagcagtatCAGCCATCTCTTAAGCTCAAGCAAATCTAATTCAACCGCCACAACGGCATCTTCATCATCAAAATCTCTGTTCTCGTCGTCAAGCTCGGGTTTCAGAACTCCTCCTCCTTATTTAAACACTCCCACCAAGAACTACAAGCAGTTCTTGAATTTCACAACTGCCAGAAACCAAGTGGAAGTACTAgaggaaaacaaaataaacaaagagTTGTCTTGGCTTGATGAGAAACTTAAAGTGATGGAAAACCTCTCAGAGAAAGAAAAGTTTTGGGGTGACCATGATGGTgatattgatgatgatgatggtgatcgGAGAATAAAGAGAGAGGGAAAGGATGATGATGGAATGGAGAGTGATTCAAGTTCTGATCTCTTTGAGTTGCAGAACTACGAGTTGTCTCGTGGAGGCTTGCCAGTTTACGAGACTACCAATGTAGCTAACATCAACAACACTCATCTATAA
- the LOC108824501 gene encoding uncharacterized protein LOC108824501 translates to MWQDVNMNKDKDIPLWPWILWNLWKARNKLCFENRKFTSMEIIAKSISDAKEWQNAQNIGPVQQLPSSAPLPARYNADLLGNLSPNTVICNVNAAWDVRTRNCGTGAVFSGDNTCLFSSLLSDSHSHISSALMAEAIAIRSAVMYAAASNVKVLMILSDSLSLVKLLKEKNSVPALFGIAFDIYHFSATFDSVSFRFIPRLSNVEADTVAKSALSLLNHSFFNGM, encoded by the coding sequence ATGTGGCAGGATGTTAATAtgaacaaagacaaagacatTCCGCTCTGGCCATGGATCTTATGGAACCTATGGAAAGCTAGGAATAAACTCTGCTTCGAGAACCGGAAATTTACCAGCATGGAAATCATAGCGAAGTCTATCTCGGATGCAAAAGAGTGGCAGAATGCTCAAAACATCGGACCTGTCCAACAGCTACCTAGCTCTGCCCCCCTTCCTGCTCGGTATAACGCGGACCTCCTAGGTAACCTCTCCCCTAACACTGTAATATGCAATGTTAATGCAGCATGGGACGTTAGAACCAGGAACTGTGGTACCGGTGCTGTTTTCTCAGGTGATAATACCTGCCTGTTCTCGAGTCTTCTCAGTGACTCGCACAGTCATATCTCTTCGGCATTAATGGCAGAAGCCATCGCCATCCGTTCTGCGGTCATGTACGCCGCTGCGTCAAACGTTAAAGTCCTCATGATCCTGTCTGATTCCCTCTCCTTGGTCAAGCTACTAAAGGAAAAGAACTCAGTCCCAGCTTTGTTTGGAATTGCGTTTGATATTTATCATTTTAGCGCTACCTTTGATTCTGTTTCCTTTCGTTTTATTCCTCGCTTGAGCAATGTGGAGGCTGACACTGTGGCTAAGTCAGCCCTCTCATTACTAAACCATTCCTTCTTCAATGGAATGTAG
- the LOC108824502 gene encoding uncharacterized protein LOC108824502: protein MDPNHSSSAPVVPNRPPIDQYENPYYLHNSDHAGLALVTDRLTTGADFHAWRRSVRMALNVRNKLGFIDGTILKPPDNHRDSGAWSRGNDMVSTWLMNSVSKKIGQSLLFMSSAESMWKNLMCRFKQDDAPRIFEIEQKLSNIQQGSLDISTYFTELVTLWEEYQNYVDLPVCTCGKCECHAAVSWDKLQQKSRVMKFLMGLNEAYDSTRRHILMLKPIPSLEEVFNMVTQDERQKNIKPPTKVDNVVFQNSVSDSEVYKGPSENMAYAAVNNNYRGRPRPICTHCGQAGHIVQKCFKIHGYPPGHRYHNANSQRSPAQAGSYSQRPSSQNPSNQSAGGSYSKNNTAANVTVASSSAPPPSTLDLSSFRPDQVQHLIQQLQSHARVSDSVPSHSLAQSSITDKGVMAVQSSSGTIPFPSTSLRYENYSLTFQHQTLASLSDHLPMGSWIIDSGATTHVCYDLTLFSSVTTVAWVTVSLPNGTREPITHTGTVHLSDSLILHDVLHVPSFRFNLLSVSSLLHRDHHSAHFFFDSCYIQAHTQDLMIGRGSLIRNLYILDTQLASSSSSVSFCGSLKVDGSLWHHRLGHPSSAKLQHLSPHIHIDKSTHLESFHCPVCPLAKQKRLPFPSHNNMSSAPFDLVHMDVWGPFAVESVEGC from the coding sequence ATGGATCCGAATCATTCTTCTTCTGCTCCGGTGGTTCCGAATCGTCCTCCGATCGATCAATATGAGAATCCCTATTATCTTCACAACTCTGATCATGCTGGACTTGCTCTCGTCACCGATCGTCTTACAACGGGAGCTGATTTTCATGCTTGGCGTCGTTCTGTACGGATGGCTCTCAACGTCAGAAACAAACTTGGCTTCATTGATGGTACAATCTTGAAACCTCCTGATAATCATAGAGATTCTGGTGCTTGGTCAAGAGGCAACGATATGGTCTCTACTTGGTTAATGAATTCGGTTTCAAAGAAGATAGGTCAGAGTTTGCTTTTCATGTCTAGCGCTGAGAGTATGTGGAAGAATCTCATGTGTAGATTCAAACAAGATGATGCTCCGAGAATCTTTGAGATAGAACAAAAGTTAAGCAATATACAGCAAGGATCTCTTGACATTAGTACCTATTTTACAGAGCTTGTTACTCTGTGGGAAGAGTATCAAAACTATGTTGATCTCCCCGTCTGTACATGTGGAAAATGTGAATGTCATGCAGCTGTTTCATGGGATAAACTTCAGCAGAAGAGCCGAGTTATGAAATTTCTGATGGGATTGAATGAAGCATATGATTCTACTCGTCGTCATATTCTCATGTTGAAACCTATTCCCTCTCTTGAAGAAGTTTTCAACATGGTAACTCAAGATGAACGACAGAAGAACATCAAGCCACCTACGAAAGTTGATAATGTGGTTTTTCAGAACTCTGTTTCTGACTCTGAGGTGTATAAAGGTCCTTCTGAGAATATGGCTTATGCTGCTGTTAACAATAACTACAGAGGTCGACCTCGTCCTATCTGTACTCATTGTGGACAAGCAGGTCACATTGTTCAGAAATGTTTCAAGATCCATGGATATCCTCCTGGACATCGATATCATAATGCCAATTCTCAGCGATCACCTGCTCAAGCTGGTTCTTATTCTCAGAGACCTTCTTCTCAGAATCCCTCAAATCAATCTGCTGGTGGATCTTATTCGAAGAACAACACTGCTGCAAACGTTactgttgcttcttcttcagctcCTCCACCATCTACTTTGGATTTGAGTTCCTTCCGTCCTGATCAAGTACAACATTTGATTCAACAGCTTCAGTCTCATGCGAGAGTTTCAGACTCTGTTCCTTCACATTCACTTGCTCAGTCTTCTATCACAGATAAGGGTGTCATGGCTGTTCAATCTTCTAGTGGTACAATTCCTTTTCCTTCAACTAGCCTTCGTTATGAAAATTACTCTCTCACTTTTCAACATCAAACTTTAGCCTCTCTTTCTGATCATTTACCGATGGGTTCCTGGATAATTGATAGTGGAGCTACCACACATGTTTGTTATGACCTGACCTTGTTTAGTTCAGTTACCACGGTTGCATGGGTCACGGTCTCATTACCAAATGGAACTAGAGAACCCATCACTCATACTGGCACTGTGCATTTATCTGATTCTTTAATTCTTCATGATGTTCTTCATGTTCCATCTTTTCGCTTTAATCTCCTAAGTGTTAGTAGCTTGTTACATCGTGATCATCACTCTGCTCATTTTTTCTTTGACTCTTGTTACATTCAGGCGCATACTCAGGACTTGATGATTGGTAGAGGTTCTTTAATTCGCAATCTTTACATACTGGACACTCAACTagcttcatcttcttcgtctGTGAGCTTCTGTGGATCCTTGAAGGTTGATGGCTCTCTTTGGCATCACCGCCTTGGACATCCATCATCTGCCAAGTTACAGCATTTGTCTCCTCATATTCATATAGATAAGTCTACTCATTTAGAATCTTTCCATTGTCCTGTATGTCCTCTTGCAAAACAGAAAAGACTTCCATTTCCGAGTCATAATAACATGTCTAGTGCTCCATTTGATCTTGTTCATATGGATGTTTGGGGTCCGTTTGCTGTTGAGTCTGTAGAGGGTTGTTAA